GAGCGGCTGAAGCCGATTTTTCAAGGGCTCGCGCCCGCGCCGGATAAAGGATGGGGCCATGTCGGTCCGAGCGGCGCCGGGCACTTCGTGAAGATGATTCACAACGGCATCGAGTACGGGCTGATGCAGGCCTTCGCCGAAGGGTTCGCTCTGATGGAAGCCAAGACCGAATTCAGGTTCGACCTTCATCAGATCGCCGAGATCTGGCGCCACGGCAGCGTGGTCCGCTCCTGGCTCCTGGATCTGATTGCCGCCGGCCTCGCCGAAAACTCTAAATTGCGCGGCATCGCGCCGCACGTGGAGGATTCCGGCGAAGGACGCTGGACGGTCACGGAGGCGGTGGACCTCGAGATCTCCGCGCCGGTCATCACGCTGTCTCTGCTGCAGCGCTTCCGCTCGCGCGACACCGATTCCTTCGCCGATAAGCTGCTCGCCATGATGCGCCACGAGTTCGGCGGCCATCCCGTCAAAAAGGAGTGACGACGTGATGCCCGCGCCGTACGACGGAACGGAGAAGCAGGAGCCTTGCGCTCTGGTGATTTTCGGCGCGACCGGCGACCTCACCAAGCGCAAGCTCATTTCCGCTCTGTACAGCCTGACGCTGCAGCGCCGGCTGCCGGAAGGAATGGTCATCGTCGGCACGGCGCGGAGCGAAATGAGCCATGAAGAGTTTCGCCGCAAGATGCGCGACGCCGTCGGCGAATTCGCGCGCGGCGGGCCGAGCGACCCCAAGGAGTGGGACCGGTTTGCCCGCGACCTCTATTACCTTCCCGCCAATCATCGCGAGCCGGAAAGTTACTTGAGGCTCAAAGACTCGCTGAGTCATCTCGAGAGCAAATACGCCACCGGCGGCAGAAGAGTTCTCTACCTGGCGATTCCTCCCGATCAGTACGGCCCGGTGATCCAGCAAATCGCCGCCGCGGGGCTGGCGGGCCGGCACGCGCGCGCGGGCTGTTGGACGCGGGTCGTGATCGAGAAGCCTTTCGGCACCGATCTGGAGACGGCGCGGGAGTTGAACCGCCAGGTGCACGAGGCTTTCGACGAGAGCCAGGTTTACCGCATCGACCACTACCTGGGAAAAGAGACGGTGCAGAATATTTTAGTCTTTCGCTTCGGCAACGCGGTGTTCGAGCCGATCTGGAACCGGCGCTACGTGGACTACGTTGAGATCACCGCCGCGGAGACCGTCGGCATCGAAAGCCGCGGCGAGTACTACGAGCGAGCGGGCGTGATTCGCGATATGTTTCAGAATCATCTCTTGCAGCTTCTCTGCCTCACGGCAATGGAGCCGCCGGTCGCCTTTGCCGCCGATCCCGTGCGCGACGAAAAGGCGAAAGTGCTGGGGGCGATCCGGCCGATCTCGCCCGCGGACCTGGACGAAGTGGTCGTGCGCGGCCAGTATGAGGCGGGCGCCGTAGCCGGGAAGAAGGCGGCCGGCTACCGCGAAGAACCCGGCGTCGCTCCGGGCTCCGCGACGGAGACGTACGCGGCCTTGAAACTCTCGATCGATAGTTGGCGCTGGGAGGGCGTGCCGTTCTATCTCCGCTCGGGCAAGCGTCTCGCCAAGCGGGTCACCGAGATCGCCATTCACTTCAAGCGGCCGCCGCTGCTGCTTTTCAAATCGTGCTCGGTGGATAAATTGAATTCCAACGTGCTCGTGATGCGCATTCAGCCGGACGAAGGCATTTCGCTCACTTTCGAAGTCAAGCCGCCGGGTCCGGAGATTTGCGTGAACTCGCTCTGCCTCGACTTCGATTACGAAGCCGCCTTCGGCGCGGCGTTGCCGGATGCCTATGAGACGTTGCTGGTGGATTGCATCCGCGGCGACTCGACGCTTTTCATCCGCCAGGACTGGGTCGAACTGGCGTGGTCGATTCTTACTCCTCTCCTCCAAACAGGACGGGCGACGCGAAACGGAGATCTGGCAGGCTACCCGGCCGGGAGCTCGGGTCCCAAGGAAGCGGATGAATTTATCGAGAAGGACGGGCGCGAATGGCGAAGGCTATAAATAGTTTCGAGTTCCGCGTTCCGGGTTTCGAGTTTAATTCAAAACTCAACACTCAAAATTCAAAACTCTGACTGTGATCCTCGCTGGCGACATAGGCGGCACCAAGACGAATCTCGCTCTGTATTCCGTTGAGAACGACAAGCTCGTTCCCTCGGTCAAAAAAAGTTTTCCCAGCAAAGATTATCCTTCGCTCGAATCCGTCCTGCGGGAATTCCTGGCCGGCTCGACGGCGCCGATCACCGCCGCCTGTTTCGGCATCGCAGCACCCGTCATTGCGAACACGGCCAAAACGCCGAATCTCTCCTGGTTCATCGACGGGCACGAAATCGCGCGCCGTCTGAATTTGAATTCCGTTGCGCTGCTGAACGATTTGGAGGCTGCGGGCTACGGCGCGTTGACGCTCGATGCCGGCGAGTTTCTGACGTTGAATGCCGGGAATCCCGAGCCGCAAGCGAACATCGGACTCATCGCCGCGGGCACCGGGCTGGGCCAGGCGGTGCTCTGTTGGGCCGCTAGCGGCTATCGTGTTTTGGCGTCGGAAGCCG
This DNA window, taken from Candidatus Binatia bacterium, encodes the following:
- the gnd gene encoding decarboxylating 6-phosphogluconate dehydrogenase, giving the protein GDPVDHTIQALLPELQPGDTIVDGGNSYYKDTLRRAESLRETGIHYIDVGTSGGIWGLTEGYSLMVGGDGEAVERLKPIFQGLAPAPDKGWGHVGPSGAGHFVKMIHNGIEYGLMQAFAEGFALMEAKTEFRFDLHQIAEIWRHGSVVRSWLLDLIAAGLAENSKLRGIAPHVEDSGEGRWTVTEAVDLEISAPVITLSLLQRFRSRDTDSFADKLLAMMRHEFGGHPVKKE
- the zwf gene encoding glucose-6-phosphate dehydrogenase, with product MPAPYDGTEKQEPCALVIFGATGDLTKRKLISALYSLTLQRRLPEGMVIVGTARSEMSHEEFRRKMRDAVGEFARGGPSDPKEWDRFARDLYYLPANHREPESYLRLKDSLSHLESKYATGGRRVLYLAIPPDQYGPVIQQIAAAGLAGRHARAGCWTRVVIEKPFGTDLETARELNRQVHEAFDESQVYRIDHYLGKETVQNILVFRFGNAVFEPIWNRRYVDYVEITAAETVGIESRGEYYERAGVIRDMFQNHLLQLLCLTAMEPPVAFAADPVRDEKAKVLGAIRPISPADLDEVVVRGQYEAGAVAGKKAAGYREEPGVAPGSATETYAALKLSIDSWRWEGVPFYLRSGKRLAKRVTEIAIHFKRPPLLLFKSCSVDKLNSNVLVMRIQPDEGISLTFEVKPPGPEICVNSLCLDFDYEAAFGAALPDAYETLLVDCIRGDSTLFIRQDWVELAWSILTPLLQTGRATRNGDLAGYPAGSSGPKEADEFIEKDGREWRRL